A stretch of Zonotrichia albicollis isolate bZonAlb1 chromosome 32, bZonAlb1.hap1, whole genome shotgun sequence DNA encodes these proteins:
- the LOC141725975 gene encoding uncharacterized protein LOC141725975 → MESSEEPVAEAVWSGSTARQGEANGEEKPRRSLSRRGCKGRARGSEGERASLGHGGAQRSELGPREQLQGGEEKPHKCSECGKSFKRRSCLIVHQRTHTGSEGEKPSLEQGQSSELGVQEPLQGGEEKPHKCSECGKSFRWRSKLTVHLRSHTGERPFECAECHQRFCTNSNLVSHQSIHTNERPFCCPDCGKGFREKSHLVIHRRIHTEERLYKCGECGKGFTLSSHLIVHHRSHTGERPYQCDQCQKSFMSSGGLVVHQRSHTDERPFQCPDCGQRFNRVSTLNRHRMIHTGERPYECDQCRKQFRSSSDLLSHQLIHTEERPFHCPDCGKGFRHNSVLNRHRRRHTGEGPYECDQCQKGFYTSSELLRHQRIHTDERPFRCPECGVGFRYNSALIIHRRIHTGERPYQCPHCGKGFIASGSMTKHQKSQH, encoded by the coding sequence atggagagcagcgaggagccggtggcagaggccgtttggagcggctccacggctcggcagggagaagccaacggggaggagaagccgcggagatccctgagcaggaggggctgcaaaggcagagcgcggggatccgagggggaaagagccagcctgggccatggaggggctcagagatccgagctggggccccgtgagcagctccagggtggggaggagaagccccacaagtgctccgagtgtgggaagagcttcaagaggagatcctgcctgattgtgcaccagagaacccacacgggatctgagggggaaaaacccagcctggagcagggtcagagctcggagctggggGTCCAAGAGCCgctccagggtggggaggagaagccccacaagtgctcggaatgtgggaagagcttcaggtggagatCCAAACTGActgtccacctgaggagccacaccggggagaggccctttgagtgtgcTGAATGCCATCAGAGGTTTTGCACCAACTCCAATCTCGTCAGTCACCAGAGCATTCACACCAACGAGCGGCCATTTTGCTGTCCCGATTGTGGAAAGGGATTCAGGGAAAAGTCACACCTGGTTATCCACCGACGCATCCACACCGAGGAGAGACTCTATAAGTgcggggaatgtgggaagggcttcacctTGAGCTCCCATCTCATTGTCCACCACAGGAGCCACACGGGGGAACGACCCTACCAGTGtgaccagtgccagaagagCTTTATGAGCAGTGGTGGACTCGTGGTTCACCAGCGctcacacacggacgagaggcccttccagtgccccgactgcgggcAGCGCTTCAACCGCGTCTCCACCCTGAACAGGCACCggatgatccacaccggggagaggccctacgagtgtgatcagtgcagGAAACAGTTTCGGAGCAGCTCCGATCTCCTCAGTCACCAGCTCatccacaccgaggagaggccgttccactgccctgactgcgggaagggcttcaggcacAACTCTGTCCTCAACAGGCACCGGCGCAGGCACACCGGGGAggggccctacgagtgtgatcagtgccagaagggcttttacacctcgtctgaactcctcaggcaccagcgcattcacacggacgagaggcccttccgctgtcccgaatgtggggtgggattcCGGTACAACTCTGCCCTCATcatccaccggcgcatccacactggagagagaccctaccagtgtccccactgtgggaagggcttcattGCAAGCGGCAGCATGACCAAACACCAgaagagccagcactga
- the LOC141726121 gene encoding uncharacterized protein LOC141726121, protein MESSEEPVAEAVWSGSTARQGEANGEEKPRRSLSRRGCKGRARGSEGERASLGHGGAQRSELGPREQLQGGEEKPHKCSECGKSFKRRSCLIVHQRTHTGSEGEKPSLEQGQRSELGVQEQLQGGEEKPHKCSECGKSFRCRSKLTVHLRSHTGERPFECAECHQRFYTKADLVIHQRIHTNERPFCCPDCGKGFRERSSLVIHQQIHTGEKPYECGECGQSFRHSSSLSAHQRTHTGERPYECDQCQKRFLRSSELLVHQRSHTDERPFQCPDCGKGFNLVSTLNRHRMIHTGERPYECPQCGKSFRHSSTLTAHLRSHTGERPFECGECGKSYTSKSHLTYHQRRHTPVRPYECDQCQKRFVSSSDLVGHQRSHTDERPFQCPDCGMGFKSVSDLNQHRRIHTGERPYECGQCRKRFRSSSNLLSHQITHTEERPFHCRECGKGFRRKSHLNTHRRIHTGEGPQECPQCGKSFRTRSTLTAHLRSHTGERPYECDQCGKSFTHSSHLTVHQRIHSGERPYKCDQCQKRFLRSTDLLCHQLIHIEEKPFYCHDCGKGFVHKSNLMVHRRIHTGERPYQCPQCGKSFTNNSTLVTHQMIHTGERPHECGECGKSFIYKSHLIYHQRSHTGERPYECDQCKKSFQSSSHLRMHQRIHTEERPFRCPDCGNSFKHNSEFVAHQRIHSEKRPYKCDQCKKRFLRSADLLRHQLIHLEEKPFQCRDCGKGFVQNSNLIVHRRIHTGERPYKCSECGKSFRCKSKLNAHLRSHTGERPFECAECHQRFYGSVHLVSHQRIHTNERPFCCPGCGKGFRQKSHLVIHRRIHTEERPYKCGECGKGFTLSSHLIVHHRSHTGERPYECDQCQKRFMSSSDLLVHQRSHRDERPFQCPDCGKGFNRVSTMNRHRMIHTGERPYECDQCEKRFDRSSHLLRHQLIHTEVRPFYCPDCGKGYKNNSNLITHQRIHTGERPYKCDHCGKGFRDNSNLTAHLRSHTGEGPYECDPCQKRFLSSSELRRHQRSHTGERPFRCPDCGVGFKQNCALIVHRRIHTGERPYQCPQCGKGFTTSSSMTRHQKRQH, encoded by the exons atggagagcagcgaggagccggtggcagaggccgtttggagcggctccacggctcggcagggagaagccaacggggaggagaagccgcggagatccctgagcaggaggggctgcaaaggcagagcgcggggatccgagggggaaagagccagcctgggccatggaggggctcagagatccgagctggggccccgtgagcagctccagggaggggaggagaagccccacaagtgctccgagtgtgggaagagcttcaagaggagatcctgcctgattgtgcaccagagaacccacacgggatctgagggggaaaaacccagcctggagcagggtcagaggtcagagctgggggtccaagagcagctccagggtggggaggagaagccccacaagtgctcggaatgtgggaagagcttcaggtgtaGGTCCAAACTGActgtccacctgaggagccacaccggggagaggccctttgaaTGTGCTGAATGCCATCAGAGGTTTTACACCAAGGCCGATCTCGTCATTCACCAGCGCATTCACACCAACGAGCGGCCATTTTGCTGTCCTGATTGTGGAAAGGGATTCAGGGAAAGGTCCAGCCTCGTCATCCACCAGCaaatccacaccggggagaagccctatgagtgtggggagtgtgggcagagcttTAGACATAGTTCCAGCCTTTCAGCccaccagagaacccacacgggggaacgaccctacgagtgtgaccagtgccagaagaggtttttgaggagctctgagctcctggtgcaccagcgctcacacacggacgagaggcccttccagtgccccgactgcgggaagggcttcaaccTCGTCTCCACCCTGAACAGGCACCggatgatccacaccggggagaggccctacgagtgtccccagtgtgggaagagcttcagacacAGCTCCACCCTGActgcccacctgaggagccacaccggggagaggccctttgagtgtggggagtgtgggaagagctacaCGTCCAAGTCCCACCTGACTTACCACCAGAGGAGGCACACGCCGGTGcgaccctacgagtgtgatcagtgccagaagaggtttgTGAGCAGCTCTGATCTCGTGGGGCACCAGCGctcacacacggacgagaggcccttccagtgccccgactgcgggatgGGCTTCAAAAGCGTCTCCGACCTCAACcagcaccggcgcatccacaccggggagaggccctacgagtgtggtcAGTGCAGGAAACGGTTTCggagcagctccaatctcctcagTCACCAGATCAcccacaccgaggagaggccgtTCCACTGCCGTgagtgcgggaagggcttcagacGCAAGTCCCACCTCaacacccaccggcgcatccacactggcgAGGGACCCcaggagtgtccccagtgtgggaagagcttcagaacGAGGTCCACCCTGActgcccacctgaggagccacactggggagaggccctacgagtgtgatcagtgcgGGAAGAGTTTCACCCATAGCTCCCATCTGACTgtccaccagcgcatccacagcggggagaggccctacaagtgtgatcagtgccagaagaggtttcTGAGGAGCACTGATCTCCTCTGTCACCAGCTCATCCACATCGAGGAGAAGCCGTTCTACTGCCatgactgcgggaagggcttcgtTCACAAAAGCAACCTCATGgtccaccggcgcatccacaccggggagagaccctaccaGTGTccgcagtgtgggaagagcttcaccaaCAACTCCACCCTGGTCacccaccagatgatccacaccggggagaggccccacgagtgtggggagtgcggGAAGAGCTTCATTTACAAGTCCCACCTGATTTaccaccagaggagccacactggggaacgaccctacgagtgtgatcagtgcaagAAGAGcttccagagcagctcccatctGCGCatgcaccagcgcatccacaccgaggagaggccgtTCCGCTGCCCTGATTGTGGGAAcagcttcaagcacaactctgaATTCGTCgcccaccagcgcatccacagcgagaagaggccctacaagtgtgatcagtgcaaGAAGAGGTTTCTGAGGAGCGCTGATCTCCTCCGTCACCAGCTCATCCACCTCGAGGAGAAGCCGTTCCAATGCcgtgactgcgggaagggcttcgtTCAGAACAGCAACCTCATcgtccaccggcgcatccacactggggagagaccct acaagtgctccgagtgtgggaagagcttcaggtgtaAGTCCAAACTGAAtgcccacctgaggagccacaccggggagaggccctttgagtgtgcTGAATGCCATCAGAGGTTTTACGGCAGCGTCCATCTGGTCAGTCACCAGCGCATTCACACCAACGAGCGGCCATTTTGCTGTCCCGGTTGTGGAAAGGGATTCAGGCAAAAGTCACACCTGGTTATCCACCGACGCATCCACACCGAGGAGAGACCCTAtaagtgtggggagtgtgggaagggcttcacctTGAGCTCCCATCTCATTGTCCACCACAGGAGCCACACGGGGGAacgaccctacgagtgtgaccagtgccagaagaggtttatgagcagctctgatctcctggtgcaccagcgctcacacagggacgagaggcccttccagtgccccgactgcgggaagggcttcaaccgTGTCTCCACCATGAACAGGCACCggatgatccacaccggggagaggccctacgagtgtgatcagtgcgAGAAAAGGTTTGACAGGTCCTCCCATCTCCTCCGTCACCAGCTCATTCACACCGAGGTGAGGCCTTTCTACTGCCCTGACTGCGGAAAGGGCTACAAGAACAACAGcaacctcatcacccaccagcgtatccacactggggagagaccctacaagtgtgatcactgtgggaagggcttcagagaCAACTCCAACCTGActgcccacctgaggagccacaccggggaggggccctacgagtgtgatccgtgccagaagaggttcctgagcagctctgagctccgCCGTCACCAACGCAgtcacaccggggagaggcccttccgctgtcccgattgtggggtgggattcaagcAGAACTGTGCCCTCATcgtccaccggcgcatccacaccggggagagaccctaccagtgtccccagtgtgggaagggcttcaccaCAAGCAGCAGCATGACCAGACACCAGAAgaggcagcactga